From the Hymenobacter yonginensis genome, one window contains:
- a CDS encoding OmpA family protein, which yields MNFDTDKATLRPEAAAGVAEVLALLRQNPQLRLAVQGHTDNAGTPAHNQQLSEARARTVVAALTKAGTAASRLQATGLGQTKPLTDNATEDGRAKNRRVELVKL from the coding sequence CTGAACTTCGACACGGATAAGGCCACCCTGCGGCCCGAGGCCGCGGCCGGCGTGGCAGAAGTGCTGGCACTGCTACGCCAGAACCCGCAGCTGCGCCTGGCCGTGCAGGGCCACACCGACAACGCCGGCACCCCGGCCCACAACCAGCAGCTTTCCGAGGCCCGGGCCCGCACCGTGGTGGCAGCGCTAACCAAAGCCGGCACAGCCGCCAGCCGCCTGCAGGCCACCGGCCTCGGCCAGACCAAGCCGCTGACTGACAACGCCACGGAAGACGGCCGCGCCAAAAACCGGCGCGTGGAGCTGGTGAAGCTGTAG
- a CDS encoding DUF6150 family protein yields the protein MLSTLILSGLLALNPFAAPQPRAPFVAPPAVAASLEPCRLYGSVYLERDPNRRGFCFGAVYEEPEEAFADVLVFPESNKLFADKPGLWYFTETRDFADYVLFVSPNRGLADFSISYTKVRSFAGCRKQ from the coding sequence ATGCTCTCCACCCTGATACTCTCCGGCCTGCTGGCGCTGAACCCCTTTGCCGCGCCGCAGCCGCGGGCGCCGTTTGTGGCGCCGCCGGCCGTAGCAGCTTCGCTGGAGCCGTGCCGCCTCTACGGTTCGGTGTACTTGGAGCGCGACCCCAACCGCCGCGGCTTCTGCTTCGGGGCGGTGTATGAGGAACCGGAAGAGGCCTTCGCCGACGTGCTGGTGTTTCCGGAAAGCAACAAGCTCTTCGCCGACAAGCCCGGCCTGTGGTACTTCACCGAAACCCGCGACTTCGCCGACTACGTGCTGTTCGTGAGCCCGAACCGCGGCCTGGCCGACTTCAGCATCAGCTACACCAAAGTGCGCTCCTTTGCCGGCTGCCGCAAGCAATAG
- the plsY gene encoding glycerol-3-phosphate 1-O-acyltransferase PlsY, with product MNLAIIFGLLLAAYLLGSIPTALWVGQRFFGLDIREHGSGNAGATNTFRVLGKKPGSFVMAIDVLKGWAATSLAQVMLNQGAITPGQLLYFQLACGILAIVGHIYPVFAGFRGGKGVATVLGMMLAIAPATVGVCVLVFLAVLATTQYVSLSSMSAGVAFALLQLLPAFRPQNPLLVWFGFVLAALLVYTHRANIGRLRAGTESRVPLPWKRK from the coding sequence ATGAATCTTGCTATCATCTTCGGCCTGCTGCTGGCCGCCTACCTGCTTGGCTCCATCCCCACGGCCCTGTGGGTGGGCCAGCGCTTCTTCGGCCTCGATATCCGGGAGCATGGCTCCGGCAACGCCGGTGCCACCAACACCTTCCGGGTACTGGGCAAGAAGCCGGGCTCCTTCGTGATGGCCATTGATGTGCTGAAGGGCTGGGCCGCCACCTCGCTGGCTCAGGTGATGCTCAATCAGGGCGCCATCACGCCTGGGCAGCTGCTGTATTTTCAGCTGGCCTGCGGCATTCTGGCCATTGTGGGGCACATCTACCCGGTGTTTGCGGGGTTCCGGGGCGGCAAGGGCGTGGCCACGGTGCTGGGCATGATGCTGGCCATTGCGCCCGCCACGGTGGGTGTGTGCGTGCTGGTGTTTCTGGCGGTGCTGGCTACCACGCAGTACGTGTCGCTGAGCAGCATGTCGGCCGGGGTTGCGTTTGCGCTGCTGCAGCTGCTGCCGGCGTTCCGGCCGCAGAATCCGCTGCTGGTGTGGTTCGGCTTTGTGCTGGCGGCGCTGCTCGTCTACACCCACCGCGCCAACATTGGGCGGCTGCGCGCCGGCACCGAGAGCCGCGTGCCGCTGCCGTGGAAGCGGAAGTAA
- the tpiA gene encoding triose-phosphate isomerase: MRKNLVAGNWKMNMTLQDGLALVSEITNMVQDEVTGSAVEVVICPPFPFLASIGKQLPTGGQFHLGAQNCHQKESGAFTGEVSAKMLQSVGAEYVILGHSERRQYFREDDELLSQKLKAALAAGLKPIFCVGESLETREADETFDYISKQLKDGLFHLSNEEFDQVVIAYEPIWAIGTGKTATSAQAQEVHAFIREQIARAYDAEAALSTTILYGGSANAQNARELFSQPDVDGGLIGGAALKSRDFTEIIKSF; the protein is encoded by the coding sequence ATGCGCAAGAACCTCGTTGCCGGCAACTGGAAAATGAACATGACCCTCCAGGATGGCCTAGCGCTGGTGTCTGAAATCACCAACATGGTGCAGGATGAAGTAACCGGCTCCGCGGTGGAGGTGGTTATCTGCCCGCCGTTTCCGTTCCTGGCTTCCATCGGCAAGCAGCTGCCCACGGGCGGCCAGTTCCATTTGGGTGCCCAAAACTGCCACCAGAAGGAAAGCGGCGCGTTTACCGGTGAGGTATCGGCCAAGATGCTGCAGTCGGTGGGTGCGGAGTACGTGATTCTGGGCCACTCGGAGCGCCGCCAGTATTTCCGCGAGGACGACGAGCTGCTGAGCCAGAAGCTAAAAGCTGCCCTGGCCGCTGGCCTCAAGCCCATCTTCTGCGTGGGCGAAAGCCTGGAAACCCGCGAAGCCGACGAAACCTTCGACTACATCAGCAAGCAGCTGAAAGACGGCCTGTTCCACCTCAGCAATGAAGAGTTCGACCAGGTAGTAATTGCCTACGAGCCCATCTGGGCCATCGGGACCGGCAAAACGGCCACCAGCGCCCAGGCGCAGGAGGTGCACGCTTTCATCCGCGAGCAGATTGCACGCGCCTATGACGCCGAGGCGGCCCTGAGCACCACCATCCTCTACGGCGGCTCGGCCAACGCCCAGAACGCCCGCGAGCTGTTCAGCCAGCCCGACGTAGACGGCGGCCTCATCGGCGGCGCCGCCCTCAAGTCGCGCGACTTCACCGAAATCATCAAGTCGTTCTAA
- a CDS encoding dipeptidase, with protein sequence MASLLEQHQDRFLSELLDWLRIPSVSADPKFHGDVLKAAEYLKARFEEVGLEKVELCPTAGNPIVYGEKIVDPSLPTVLVYGHYDVQPADPYELWDSPPFEPVIKDEKIYARGACDDKGQVYMHVKALEMMNLDGGLPCNIKVMIEGEEEIGSNNLGIFVRANKEKLKADVILISDTGMLANDAPSIEVGLRGLSYHEVEVTGPNRDLHSGIYGGAVPNPINVLCKMIASLHDENNHITIPEFYKNVAVLTDAERAELNRVPHSDDEFKQSIGLNDVYGEKGYTTVERIGIRPTLDVNGIWGGYTGEGAKTVIASKAYAKISMRLVPHQTSDEITALFQKHFESIAPSGVTVVVKPHHGGEPVVTPTDSVAYKAAADAMETTFGKRPIPTRGGGSIPIVAMFKTELGLDTVLLGFGLDSDAIHSPNEHYGVFNFLKGIETIPHFYRNYAAAMKA encoded by the coding sequence ATGGCTTCTCTCCTCGAACAGCACCAGGACCGTTTTCTGAGCGAATTGCTCGACTGGCTGCGTATTCCTTCGGTTTCGGCCGACCCCAAGTTTCACGGCGACGTGCTGAAAGCCGCCGAGTACCTCAAGGCCCGCTTCGAGGAAGTAGGGCTGGAGAAGGTAGAGCTGTGCCCCACGGCCGGCAACCCCATCGTCTACGGCGAGAAAATCGTTGACCCCAGCCTGCCCACGGTGCTCGTGTACGGCCACTACGACGTGCAGCCCGCCGACCCGTATGAGCTCTGGGATTCGCCGCCGTTCGAGCCAGTCATCAAAGACGAGAAGATCTACGCCCGCGGCGCCTGCGACGATAAAGGCCAGGTGTACATGCACGTGAAGGCCCTGGAAATGATGAACCTGGACGGCGGCTTGCCCTGCAACATCAAGGTGATGATTGAGGGCGAGGAGGAAATCGGGTCCAATAACCTCGGCATCTTCGTGCGCGCCAACAAGGAAAAGCTGAAGGCCGACGTCATCCTGATTTCCGACACCGGCATGCTCGCCAACGACGCGCCCAGCATTGAGGTGGGCCTGCGCGGCCTGAGCTACCACGAAGTGGAAGTGACCGGCCCCAACCGCGACCTGCACTCCGGCATCTACGGCGGGGCCGTGCCCAACCCTATCAACGTGCTTTGCAAGATGATTGCCTCGCTGCACGACGAAAACAACCACATCACCATCCCGGAGTTTTACAAGAACGTGGCCGTGCTGACGGACGCCGAGCGCGCCGAGCTGAACCGCGTGCCGCACTCCGACGACGAGTTCAAGCAAAGCATCGGCCTCAACGATGTGTACGGCGAGAAAGGCTATACCACCGTGGAGCGCATCGGTATCCGGCCCACTTTGGACGTGAACGGCATCTGGGGCGGCTACACCGGTGAGGGCGCCAAAACCGTCATTGCCTCCAAGGCCTACGCCAAGATTTCGATGCGCCTGGTGCCCCACCAGACCTCCGACGAAATCACGGCTTTGTTCCAGAAGCACTTCGAAAGCATTGCCCCCAGCGGCGTGACGGTGGTCGTGAAGCCCCACCACGGTGGAGAGCCCGTGGTGACGCCGACCGACTCAGTGGCCTACAAAGCCGCGGCCGACGCCATGGAAACCACCTTCGGCAAGCGCCCCATCCCCACGCGCGGCGGCGGCTCCATCCCGATTGTGGCCATGTTCAAAACCGAGCTGGGCCTCGACACGGTGCTGCTCGGCTTCGGCCTCGACTCCGACGCCATCCACTCGCCCAACGAGCACTACGGCGTGTTCAACTTCCTGAAAGGCATCGAAACCATCCCGCACTTCTACCGCAACTACGCCGCGGCCATGAAGGCGTAA
- the prmA gene encoding 50S ribosomal protein L11 methyltransferase: MDFVEVRVLAPRELADILVAELAEVGYTTFEDNDEGFCAYIDEDQFAADAVTEIMSRYEGQGELGYEHRVITRQNWNAEWEKNFEALVIADKVSVRAPFHEARPDLEYEIVIMPRMSFGTGHHDTTALMIANQLDVDHQGKRVLDMGCGTGILAIMAVHLGASYVLAVDVEPWTAENAADNALENNVQDKVEARLGDITALEGEAPFDIILANINRNVLLDDMGAYGQYLKPSCPILFSGFYEEDLALIRAAAEQHGLRYGSHRTQNHWVSAIFYQA, encoded by the coding sequence ATGGATTTTGTTGAAGTGCGCGTGCTGGCCCCCCGGGAGCTGGCCGACATCTTAGTGGCCGAGCTGGCCGAAGTAGGCTACACCACCTTCGAAGACAACGACGAGGGCTTCTGCGCCTACATCGACGAAGACCAGTTTGCGGCCGACGCCGTAACCGAAATCATGAGCCGCTACGAGGGCCAGGGCGAGCTGGGCTACGAGCACCGCGTGATTACGCGCCAGAACTGGAACGCCGAGTGGGAAAAGAACTTCGAGGCGCTGGTCATTGCCGATAAGGTGTCGGTGCGGGCGCCGTTCCACGAGGCCCGGCCCGACCTGGAGTACGAAATCGTGATTATGCCCCGCATGTCGTTCGGCACCGGCCACCACGACACCACGGCCCTGATGATTGCCAACCAACTCGACGTAGACCATCAGGGCAAGCGCGTGCTGGACATGGGCTGCGGCACCGGTATCCTGGCCATTATGGCCGTGCACTTGGGCGCTAGCTACGTACTGGCCGTGGACGTGGAGCCCTGGACCGCCGAAAACGCCGCCGACAACGCCCTCGAAAACAACGTGCAGGACAAAGTGGAAGCCCGCCTCGGCGACATCACCGCCCTGGAAGGCGAGGCCCCGTTCGACATCATCCTGGCCAACATCAACCGCAACGTGCTCCTCGACGACATGGGCGCCTACGGCCAGTACCTGAAGCCCAGCTGCCCCATTCTGTTCTCGGGTTTCTACGAGGAAGACTTGGCCCTAATCCGGGCGGCGGCCGAGCAACACGGCCTGCGCTACGGCAGCCACCGCACCCAGAACCACTGGGTATCGGCCATTTTCTATCAGGCTTAG
- a CDS encoding porin family protein — protein sequence MRKKLLLLFVGLGATQTVSVAQTVKIGIKTGLSLSSGVGADVGQSRLRLGGHAGGMARLRLTDRLGVQAEAHYALKGDQSRQYGPSIGHRLAYLDVPVLAQYTLDDLFVEAGPLVSRLLTAQPNAPALGSAGKTPFNPYTYGFAVGFGYQDPSGVQMGWRYSADLTPLYRDVDFSGDVVRTNIRNSALQFYVGALFEPKQVKRASVATGTALWRGSKSLARNSTRLVFITTPTLLFRGGSFLLYRGPRKLLQAIGKIGRAPAAPATPQPAAPAAGTAPAAP from the coding sequence ATGAGAAAAAAGCTACTGCTGCTATTCGTGGGCCTGGGCGCCACACAAACGGTGAGTGTTGCCCAAACCGTGAAAATTGGAATCAAGACCGGACTAAGCCTCTCCAGCGGGGTCGGCGCGGACGTAGGGCAGAGCCGCCTCCGGCTGGGCGGGCACGCCGGTGGCATGGCCCGGCTCCGGCTTACTGATCGGCTGGGCGTACAGGCGGAAGCACACTATGCGCTCAAAGGCGACCAGTCCAGGCAGTACGGCCCCAGCATTGGCCACCGGCTGGCTTACTTGGATGTGCCGGTGCTGGCGCAGTACACGCTGGACGACCTTTTTGTGGAGGCCGGCCCGCTCGTCAGCCGCCTGCTTACGGCGCAGCCCAACGCCCCTGCCCTGGGCTCGGCCGGCAAGACGCCATTCAACCCCTACACTTATGGATTTGCCGTAGGTTTCGGCTACCAGGATCCGTCCGGCGTGCAGATGGGTTGGCGCTACTCCGCCGACCTCACGCCGCTATACCGCGACGTTGATTTTTCCGGCGACGTCGTCCGGACAAACATCCGCAACAGCGCGCTGCAGTTTTACGTGGGGGCTTTGTTTGAGCCCAAACAGGTGAAGCGCGCTAGCGTCGCGACAGGCACCGCCCTCTGGCGCGGCAGCAAATCGTTGGCACGCAACAGCACCCGCCTGGTATTCATCACCACCCCAACGCTGCTTTTTCGGGGCGGAAGCTTTCTGTTGTATCGAGGCCCCCGCAAGCTGCTACAAGCTATAGGCAAGATCGGGCGCGCACCCGCTGCACCCGCCACGCCACAGCCGGCCGCTCCGGCGGCTGGCACGGCGCCGGCTGCGCCCTGA